Proteins encoded together in one Triticum dicoccoides isolate Atlit2015 ecotype Zavitan chromosome 7B, WEW_v2.0, whole genome shotgun sequence window:
- the LOC119341159 gene encoding putative cysteine-rich receptor-like protein kinase 20 isoform X2, whose translation MITFRSEWIEAKAETVESRLQGVNRNLPGNKEQLTRSNIFYGSQKSKVKRLAVGKDILVKLFCAARRPRLLFFNLSQVEKFTENFKLDNVVGRGAFGYVYKGKLPSGVEIAVKRFAASSTQGSAEFTAEIETIANLQHRNVIRLLGFCIQREKDFLGFQIQQEEMILVYEYMPNKSLASFLYDYTSTGESLNWSKRLHIIEGIAQGLVYLHDLSSHQCVVHMDLKASDILLDYEMNPKISDFGMARILPSSGTEGTSKTVKGTSGYMDPEYVRFGKFSVKSDVYSFGIMILEIISGKKCHSILSNGKMMHLPMRAWMLWEAGKSHELVDVSSSPCNNQQAAQITRCVHVALLCIQDYPRQRPTMPDVLLMLHSESVGLPTPSMPPNHQAEALTLEGFGEVNVPLQPVQEMVTSFFLKQEMVTS comes from the exons ATGATTACATTTAGGAGTGAATG GATTGAAGCCAAAGCTGAGACAGTTGAATCAAGACTTCAGGGAGTAAACAGAAATTTGCCAGGAAATAAAGAACAATTAACAA GAAGCAATATTTTCTATGGATCACAAAAAAGCAAGGTTAAACGGCTTGCTGTGGGCAAGGACATACTTGTAAAACTATTCTGTGCTGCAAGACGTCCAAGATTATTGTTCTTTAATCTTTCTCAGGTTGAAAAGTTTACGGAAAATTTCAAATTGGATAACGTGGTTGGACGCGGTGCTTTTGGCTACGTTTACAAG GGAAAACTACCTAGCGGGGTTGAGATTGCGGTCAAAAGATTTGCAGCATCATCAACTCAAGGTTCAGCAGAATTTACTGCTGAGATTGAAACAATTGCAAATCTTCAACATAGGAATGTTATAAGGCTACTTGGGTTTTGCATTCAAAGAGAAAAGGACTTTCTGGGATTTCAAATTCAGCAGGAAGAGATGATTCTTGTTTACGAATACATGCCAAACAAGAGCTTGGCCTCTTTTCTATACGACT ATACAAGCACAGGAGAATCACTTAATTGGTCTAAGCGCCTCCATATAATTGAAGGGATAGCTCAGGGTCTTGTTTACCTGCATGACCTATCGTCTCACCAATGTGTTGTCCACATGGATTTGAAAGCCAGTGATATATTGTTAGATTATGAAATGAACCCTAAGATTTCTGATTTTGGGATGGCTAGGATATTACCTTCTAGCGGGACTGAAGGGACTTCGAAGACTGTTAAAGGCACAAG TGGTTATATGGATCCTGAATATGTCAGGTTTGGGAAATTCTCAGTGAAGTCTGATGTGTATAGCTTTGGCATCATGATTCTTGAGATCATAAGTGGAAAGAAATGTCATTCCATATTATCCAATGGAAAAATGATGCATCTACCGATGCGT GCCTGGATGCTATGGGAAGCAGGAAAGTCCCACGAGCTTGTTGATGTATCATCATCACCATGTAACAACCAACAAGCAGCTCAGATCACCAGATGCGTTCATGTGGCGCTACTGTGCATTCAAGACTATCCGAGGCAGAGGCCTACCATGCCGGATGTGCTTCTTATGCTGCATAGTGAGAGCGTCGGCTTGCCTACACCTAGCATGCCACCCAACCATCAAGCTGAAGCCCTGACGCTGGAGGGGTTCGGGGAGGTGAATGTACCATTACAACCTGTTCAGGAGATGGTCACTTCGTTTTTTTTGAAACAAGAGATGGTCACTTCGTAG
- the LOC119341159 gene encoding putative cysteine-rich receptor-like protein kinase 20 isoform X1 — protein MLCFSTNSFAAFHQVFPLGSYFEEVLSLALLLEEMATKRIEAKAETVESRLQGVNRNLPGNKEQLTRSNIFYGSQKSKVKRLAVGKDILVKLFCAARRPRLLFFNLSQVEKFTENFKLDNVVGRGAFGYVYKGKLPSGVEIAVKRFAASSTQGSAEFTAEIETIANLQHRNVIRLLGFCIQREKDFLGFQIQQEEMILVYEYMPNKSLASFLYDYTSTGESLNWSKRLHIIEGIAQGLVYLHDLSSHQCVVHMDLKASDILLDYEMNPKISDFGMARILPSSGTEGTSKTVKGTSGYMDPEYVRFGKFSVKSDVYSFGIMILEIISGKKCHSILSNGKMMHLPMRAWMLWEAGKSHELVDVSSSPCNNQQAAQITRCVHVALLCIQDYPRQRPTMPDVLLMLHSESVGLPTPSMPPNHQAEALTLEGFGEVNVPLQPVQEMVTSFFLKQEMVTS, from the exons ATGCTGTGTTTCAGCACAAACTCCTTCGCAGCCTTTCACCAAGTTTTTCCATTGGGTTCTTATTTTGAGGAGGTGCTCTCCTTAGCACTTCTCTTGGAGGAGATGGCAACAAAGAG GATTGAAGCCAAAGCTGAGACAGTTGAATCAAGACTTCAGGGAGTAAACAGAAATTTGCCAGGAAATAAAGAACAATTAACAA GAAGCAATATTTTCTATGGATCACAAAAAAGCAAGGTTAAACGGCTTGCTGTGGGCAAGGACATACTTGTAAAACTATTCTGTGCTGCAAGACGTCCAAGATTATTGTTCTTTAATCTTTCTCAGGTTGAAAAGTTTACGGAAAATTTCAAATTGGATAACGTGGTTGGACGCGGTGCTTTTGGCTACGTTTACAAG GGAAAACTACCTAGCGGGGTTGAGATTGCGGTCAAAAGATTTGCAGCATCATCAACTCAAGGTTCAGCAGAATTTACTGCTGAGATTGAAACAATTGCAAATCTTCAACATAGGAATGTTATAAGGCTACTTGGGTTTTGCATTCAAAGAGAAAAGGACTTTCTGGGATTTCAAATTCAGCAGGAAGAGATGATTCTTGTTTACGAATACATGCCAAACAAGAGCTTGGCCTCTTTTCTATACGACT ATACAAGCACAGGAGAATCACTTAATTGGTCTAAGCGCCTCCATATAATTGAAGGGATAGCTCAGGGTCTTGTTTACCTGCATGACCTATCGTCTCACCAATGTGTTGTCCACATGGATTTGAAAGCCAGTGATATATTGTTAGATTATGAAATGAACCCTAAGATTTCTGATTTTGGGATGGCTAGGATATTACCTTCTAGCGGGACTGAAGGGACTTCGAAGACTGTTAAAGGCACAAG TGGTTATATGGATCCTGAATATGTCAGGTTTGGGAAATTCTCAGTGAAGTCTGATGTGTATAGCTTTGGCATCATGATTCTTGAGATCATAAGTGGAAAGAAATGTCATTCCATATTATCCAATGGAAAAATGATGCATCTACCGATGCGT GCCTGGATGCTATGGGAAGCAGGAAAGTCCCACGAGCTTGTTGATGTATCATCATCACCATGTAACAACCAACAAGCAGCTCAGATCACCAGATGCGTTCATGTGGCGCTACTGTGCATTCAAGACTATCCGAGGCAGAGGCCTACCATGCCGGATGTGCTTCTTATGCTGCATAGTGAGAGCGTCGGCTTGCCTACACCTAGCATGCCACCCAACCATCAAGCTGAAGCCCTGACGCTGGAGGGGTTCGGGGAGGTGAATGTACCATTACAACCTGTTCAGGAGATGGTCACTTCGTTTTTTTTGAAACAAGAGATGGTCACTTCGTAG
- the LOC119341159 gene encoding putative cysteine-rich receptor-like protein kinase 20 isoform X3, with protein MHTSALIEAKAETVESRLQGVNRNLPGNKEQLTRSNIFYGSQKSKVKRLAVGKDILVKLFCAARRPRLLFFNLSQVEKFTENFKLDNVVGRGAFGYVYKGKLPSGVEIAVKRFAASSTQGSAEFTAEIETIANLQHRNVIRLLGFCIQREKDFLGFQIQQEEMILVYEYMPNKSLASFLYDYTSTGESLNWSKRLHIIEGIAQGLVYLHDLSSHQCVVHMDLKASDILLDYEMNPKISDFGMARILPSSGTEGTSKTVKGTSGYMDPEYVRFGKFSVKSDVYSFGIMILEIISGKKCHSILSNGKMMHLPMRAWMLWEAGKSHELVDVSSSPCNNQQAAQITRCVHVALLCIQDYPRQRPTMPDVLLMLHSESVGLPTPSMPPNHQAEALTLEGFGEVNVPLQPVQEMVTSFFLKQEMVTS; from the exons ATGCATACTTCAGCACT GATTGAAGCCAAAGCTGAGACAGTTGAATCAAGACTTCAGGGAGTAAACAGAAATTTGCCAGGAAATAAAGAACAATTAACAA GAAGCAATATTTTCTATGGATCACAAAAAAGCAAGGTTAAACGGCTTGCTGTGGGCAAGGACATACTTGTAAAACTATTCTGTGCTGCAAGACGTCCAAGATTATTGTTCTTTAATCTTTCTCAGGTTGAAAAGTTTACGGAAAATTTCAAATTGGATAACGTGGTTGGACGCGGTGCTTTTGGCTACGTTTACAAG GGAAAACTACCTAGCGGGGTTGAGATTGCGGTCAAAAGATTTGCAGCATCATCAACTCAAGGTTCAGCAGAATTTACTGCTGAGATTGAAACAATTGCAAATCTTCAACATAGGAATGTTATAAGGCTACTTGGGTTTTGCATTCAAAGAGAAAAGGACTTTCTGGGATTTCAAATTCAGCAGGAAGAGATGATTCTTGTTTACGAATACATGCCAAACAAGAGCTTGGCCTCTTTTCTATACGACT ATACAAGCACAGGAGAATCACTTAATTGGTCTAAGCGCCTCCATATAATTGAAGGGATAGCTCAGGGTCTTGTTTACCTGCATGACCTATCGTCTCACCAATGTGTTGTCCACATGGATTTGAAAGCCAGTGATATATTGTTAGATTATGAAATGAACCCTAAGATTTCTGATTTTGGGATGGCTAGGATATTACCTTCTAGCGGGACTGAAGGGACTTCGAAGACTGTTAAAGGCACAAG TGGTTATATGGATCCTGAATATGTCAGGTTTGGGAAATTCTCAGTGAAGTCTGATGTGTATAGCTTTGGCATCATGATTCTTGAGATCATAAGTGGAAAGAAATGTCATTCCATATTATCCAATGGAAAAATGATGCATCTACCGATGCGT GCCTGGATGCTATGGGAAGCAGGAAAGTCCCACGAGCTTGTTGATGTATCATCATCACCATGTAACAACCAACAAGCAGCTCAGATCACCAGATGCGTTCATGTGGCGCTACTGTGCATTCAAGACTATCCGAGGCAGAGGCCTACCATGCCGGATGTGCTTCTTATGCTGCATAGTGAGAGCGTCGGCTTGCCTACACCTAGCATGCCACCCAACCATCAAGCTGAAGCCCTGACGCTGGAGGGGTTCGGGGAGGTGAATGTACCATTACAACCTGTTCAGGAGATGGTCACTTCGTTTTTTTTGAAACAAGAGATGGTCACTTCGTAG